A single genomic interval of Paralichthys olivaceus isolate ysfri-2021 chromosome 7, ASM2471397v2, whole genome shotgun sequence harbors:
- the LOC109624504 gene encoding uncharacterized protein isoform X2 — MSLPHSPDPSSSSSSSRRRRPADLTPDPSWDHDLPAGYNHEQIHDQGQPLISAGTPPTHHSICPQHRMCTTKCISAHTCDDSWEEIQSKRTIRAENEVEANKLVNNYRFGFRKWKSHVTERPFEDRSEVVKELYSELNVIKPYSGHFITCGNVLYVFLFGWWVSLAYFLVSILMFITVTGVPYGRLCWKLSCYFMWPFGKSIHEIGNTLRRCCEQAPDCECNTDGVEDNSPVLLPSTTEEPVPEIPRRPHRTPLWRRFSTYVWLLLGYPPLVVVHSLACLFSWILIFTIPVSKMNARTLAVILLLPPEDVSVSSTSQRQHQCYETRALLCCYHATNWYYYKYTVDGINVFAVNLLPLVIVAIVIGYIDRQNDYASSDVKFAIALCSMIPLSYYIGMGIASISAQSNFAVGAVVNATFGSITELTFYITALIRGHQAANPCLQEVVKAALTGTLLGCILFIPGICMIIGGLRHSEQRFNSRSTGVSSALLFISIGGVFAPTLFSKAYGNLVCEGCTNSSGQNASSNSSGPFVCHNCHYDLNNGTLFHNHVEPLVFTVSTLLPVAYIIGLIFTLKTHSHIYNIHVGEGQMTGHHGAVVHWSRWRSLIILIMATVLTSACADLATEHIQPILNQPNISQYFIGVTVLAMVPEIPEIVNGIQFALQNNISLSLEVGSCIAVQVCMLQIPILVFFNAFYDVGFVLLFSDLHLWASMFSVIVVNYIFMDGKSDYFQGAALVVVYLILLALYYFAPYPAEC, encoded by the exons ATGTCTCTGCCTCACAGCCCGgaccccagcagcagcagcagcagcagcaggaggaggaggccggcgGACCTCACACCAG ATCCTTCGTGGGATCATGATCTCCCGGCAGGTTACAATCATGAACAGATCCACGACCAAGGTCAACCTCTTATTTCAGCAGGCACTCCCCCCACACATCACTCCATTTGTCCACAACACCGAATGTGCACCACAAAGTGCATATCTGCACACACAT GTGATGACAGCTGGGAGGAGATTCAAAGCAAGAGAACCATCAGAGCGGAGAACGAAGTGGAAGCCAACAAACTGGTCAACAACTACAGG tttggtTTTCGGAAGTGGAAGAGCCATGTGACAGAGCGTCCGTTTGAAGACAGGTCAGAGGTTGTGAAAGAGCTCTACTCCGAACTGAATGTCATCAAACCATATTCAG GTCATTTTATCACATGTggaaatgtactgtatgtgtttctCTTTGGCTGGTGGGTCTCCCTGGCATATTTCCTGGTCAGCATATTGATGTTCATCACTGTCACTGGTGTACCATATG GGAGGCTTTGCTGGAAGTTGTCCTGTTACTTCATGTGGCCGTTCGGCAAGTCAATTCACGAG ATTGGAAATACACTGAGGAGATGTTGTGAGCAAGCACCAGACTGTGAGTGCAACACAGACGGGGTGGAGGATAACTCACCTGTTCTGCTACCCTCAACCACAGAGGAGCCAGTCCCAGAGATCCCGAGACGACCCCATCGCACTCCCCTCTGG CGGCGTTTCTCCACCTACgtgtggctgctgctgggaTACCCTCCTCTTGTGGTCGTCCACTCCCTGGCCTGCCTCTTCTCCTGGATCCTGATCTTCACCATCCCTGTGTCAAAGATGAATGCACGGACTCTGGCCGTCATTCTTCTTCTGCCTCCTGAggatgtttctgtttcctctacCTCACAAAGACAG CATCAATGCTACGAGACCAGAGCACTTCTGTGCTGCTACCATGCTACAAACTGGTACTACTACAAGTACACTGTCGATGGGATCAATGTGTTCGCTGTCA ACCTCCTCCCTCTAGTAATTGTTGCTATAGTAATTGGATACATCGACAGACAAAATGATTACGCCAGCTCTGATGTCAAGTTCGCCATAGCGCTTTGCTCCATGATACCTCTGTCGTATTACATCGGTATGGGCATCGCCAG CATCTCAGCTCAGAGTAACTTTGCTGTGGGTGCAGTGGTGAACGCCACCTTCGGCTCCATCACAGAGTTGACCTTCTACATCACCGCTCTGATCAGAGGTCACCAGGCAGCCAACCCGTGTCTGCAGGAGGTCGTTAAAGCGGCGCTGACTGGGACGCTGCTCGGATGCATCCTCTTTATTCCT GGCATCTGCATGATAATCGGTGGACTCAGACACAGTGAACAAAGATTCAACAGTCGCTCTACAGGAGTGAGCTCTGCTTTGCTTTTCATCTCTATCGGAG GTGTATTTGCCCCCACGTTGTTCTCCAAGGCTTATGGGAACCTGGTGTGCGAAGGCTGCACCAACTCCAGTGGACAAAACGCCTCGAGCAACAGCAGCGGACCGTTTGTCTGCCACAACTGTCACTACGACCTG AACAACGGAACACTGTTCCACAACCACGTTGA ACCGCTGGTGTTCACTGTGTCGACCCTCCTGCCTGTCGCCTACATCATCGGTCTGATCTTCACGCTGAAGACTCACTCCCACATTTACAACATCCACGTGGGAGAAGGACAGA TGACCGGCCACCATGGAGCAGTGGTCCACTGGTCTCGCTGGAGGTCTCTGATCATCCTCATCATGGCCACCGTGCTAACGTCTGCCTGTGCTGATCTTGCTACCGAGCACATCCAGCCGATTTTAAACCAGCCCAACATCTCTCAG TATTTCATCGGGGTGACAGTTCTCGCTATGGTTCCAGAGATCCCTGAGATTGTTAACGGGATCCAGTTTGCTCTCCAAAACAACATCAGTCTCAG tttggagGTGGGAAGCTGCATTGCTGTGCAGGTTTGCATGCTACAGATTCCAATACTGGTCTTTTTTAACGCTTTCTAT GACGTGGGCTTTGTGCTGTTATTCAGTGACCTGCACCTGTGGGCCAGCATGTTCAGTGTGATCGTCGTCAACTACATCTTCATGGACGGaaaatctgattattttcaGG GTGCAGCTCTGGTGGTTGTCTACCTTATTCTTCTGGCTCTGTATTACTTTGCTCCGTATCCAGCTGAATGCTGA
- the LOC109624504 gene encoding uncharacterized protein isoform X1 produces MSLPHSPDPSSSSSSSRRRRPADLTPDPSWDHDLPAGYNHEQIHDQGQPLISAGTPPTHHSICPQHRMCTTKCISAHTCDDSWEEIQSKRTIRAENEVEANKLVNNYRFGFRKWKSHVTERPFEDRSEVVKELYSELNVIKPYSGSGHFITCGNVLYVFLFGWWVSLAYFLVSILMFITVTGVPYGRLCWKLSCYFMWPFGKSIHEIGNTLRRCCEQAPDCECNTDGVEDNSPVLLPSTTEEPVPEIPRRPHRTPLWRRFSTYVWLLLGYPPLVVVHSLACLFSWILIFTIPVSKMNARTLAVILLLPPEDVSVSSTSQRQHQCYETRALLCCYHATNWYYYKYTVDGINVFAVNLLPLVIVAIVIGYIDRQNDYASSDVKFAIALCSMIPLSYYIGMGIASISAQSNFAVGAVVNATFGSITELTFYITALIRGHQAANPCLQEVVKAALTGTLLGCILFIPGICMIIGGLRHSEQRFNSRSTGVSSALLFISIGGVFAPTLFSKAYGNLVCEGCTNSSGQNASSNSSGPFVCHNCHYDLNNGTLFHNHVEPLVFTVSTLLPVAYIIGLIFTLKTHSHIYNIHVGEGQMTGHHGAVVHWSRWRSLIILIMATVLTSACADLATEHIQPILNQPNISQYFIGVTVLAMVPEIPEIVNGIQFALQNNISLSLEVGSCIAVQVCMLQIPILVFFNAFYDVGFVLLFSDLHLWASMFSVIVVNYIFMDGKSDYFQGAALVVVYLILLALYYFAPYPAEC; encoded by the exons ATGTCTCTGCCTCACAGCCCGgaccccagcagcagcagcagcagcagcaggaggaggaggccggcgGACCTCACACCAG ATCCTTCGTGGGATCATGATCTCCCGGCAGGTTACAATCATGAACAGATCCACGACCAAGGTCAACCTCTTATTTCAGCAGGCACTCCCCCCACACATCACTCCATTTGTCCACAACACCGAATGTGCACCACAAAGTGCATATCTGCACACACAT GTGATGACAGCTGGGAGGAGATTCAAAGCAAGAGAACCATCAGAGCGGAGAACGAAGTGGAAGCCAACAAACTGGTCAACAACTACAGG tttggtTTTCGGAAGTGGAAGAGCCATGTGACAGAGCGTCCGTTTGAAGACAGGTCAGAGGTTGTGAAAGAGCTCTACTCCGAACTGAATGTCATCAAACCATATTCAGGTTCAG GTCATTTTATCACATGTggaaatgtactgtatgtgtttctCTTTGGCTGGTGGGTCTCCCTGGCATATTTCCTGGTCAGCATATTGATGTTCATCACTGTCACTGGTGTACCATATG GGAGGCTTTGCTGGAAGTTGTCCTGTTACTTCATGTGGCCGTTCGGCAAGTCAATTCACGAG ATTGGAAATACACTGAGGAGATGTTGTGAGCAAGCACCAGACTGTGAGTGCAACACAGACGGGGTGGAGGATAACTCACCTGTTCTGCTACCCTCAACCACAGAGGAGCCAGTCCCAGAGATCCCGAGACGACCCCATCGCACTCCCCTCTGG CGGCGTTTCTCCACCTACgtgtggctgctgctgggaTACCCTCCTCTTGTGGTCGTCCACTCCCTGGCCTGCCTCTTCTCCTGGATCCTGATCTTCACCATCCCTGTGTCAAAGATGAATGCACGGACTCTGGCCGTCATTCTTCTTCTGCCTCCTGAggatgtttctgtttcctctacCTCACAAAGACAG CATCAATGCTACGAGACCAGAGCACTTCTGTGCTGCTACCATGCTACAAACTGGTACTACTACAAGTACACTGTCGATGGGATCAATGTGTTCGCTGTCA ACCTCCTCCCTCTAGTAATTGTTGCTATAGTAATTGGATACATCGACAGACAAAATGATTACGCCAGCTCTGATGTCAAGTTCGCCATAGCGCTTTGCTCCATGATACCTCTGTCGTATTACATCGGTATGGGCATCGCCAG CATCTCAGCTCAGAGTAACTTTGCTGTGGGTGCAGTGGTGAACGCCACCTTCGGCTCCATCACAGAGTTGACCTTCTACATCACCGCTCTGATCAGAGGTCACCAGGCAGCCAACCCGTGTCTGCAGGAGGTCGTTAAAGCGGCGCTGACTGGGACGCTGCTCGGATGCATCCTCTTTATTCCT GGCATCTGCATGATAATCGGTGGACTCAGACACAGTGAACAAAGATTCAACAGTCGCTCTACAGGAGTGAGCTCTGCTTTGCTTTTCATCTCTATCGGAG GTGTATTTGCCCCCACGTTGTTCTCCAAGGCTTATGGGAACCTGGTGTGCGAAGGCTGCACCAACTCCAGTGGACAAAACGCCTCGAGCAACAGCAGCGGACCGTTTGTCTGCCACAACTGTCACTACGACCTG AACAACGGAACACTGTTCCACAACCACGTTGA ACCGCTGGTGTTCACTGTGTCGACCCTCCTGCCTGTCGCCTACATCATCGGTCTGATCTTCACGCTGAAGACTCACTCCCACATTTACAACATCCACGTGGGAGAAGGACAGA TGACCGGCCACCATGGAGCAGTGGTCCACTGGTCTCGCTGGAGGTCTCTGATCATCCTCATCATGGCCACCGTGCTAACGTCTGCCTGTGCTGATCTTGCTACCGAGCACATCCAGCCGATTTTAAACCAGCCCAACATCTCTCAG TATTTCATCGGGGTGACAGTTCTCGCTATGGTTCCAGAGATCCCTGAGATTGTTAACGGGATCCAGTTTGCTCTCCAAAACAACATCAGTCTCAG tttggagGTGGGAAGCTGCATTGCTGTGCAGGTTTGCATGCTACAGATTCCAATACTGGTCTTTTTTAACGCTTTCTAT GACGTGGGCTTTGTGCTGTTATTCAGTGACCTGCACCTGTGGGCCAGCATGTTCAGTGTGATCGTCGTCAACTACATCTTCATGGACGGaaaatctgattattttcaGG GTGCAGCTCTGGTGGTTGTCTACCTTATTCTTCTGGCTCTGTATTACTTTGCTCCGTATCCAGCTGAATGCTGA
- the LOC109624504 gene encoding uncharacterized protein isoform X3 — protein sequence MFITVTGVPYGRLCWKLSCYFMWPFGKSIHEIGNTLRRCCEQAPDCECNTDGVEDNSPVLLPSTTEEPVPEIPRRPHRTPLWRRFSTYVWLLLGYPPLVVVHSLACLFSWILIFTIPVSKMNARTLAVILLLPPEDVSVSSTSQRQHQCYETRALLCCYHATNWYYYKYTVDGINVFAVNLLPLVIVAIVIGYIDRQNDYASSDVKFAIALCSMIPLSYYIGMGIASISAQSNFAVGAVVNATFGSITELTFYITALIRGHQAANPCLQEVVKAALTGTLLGCILFIPGICMIIGGLRHSEQRFNSRSTGVSSALLFISIGGVFAPTLFSKAYGNLVCEGCTNSSGQNASSNSSGPFVCHNCHYDLNNGTLFHNHVEPLVFTVSTLLPVAYIIGLIFTLKTHSHIYNIHVGEGQMTGHHGAVVHWSRWRSLIILIMATVLTSACADLATEHIQPILNQPNISQYFIGVTVLAMVPEIPEIVNGIQFALQNNISLSLEVGSCIAVQVCMLQIPILVFFNAFYDVGFVLLFSDLHLWASMFSVIVVNYIFMDGKSDYFQGAALVVVYLILLALYYFAPYPAEC from the exons ATGTTCATCACTGTCACTGGTGTACCATATG GGAGGCTTTGCTGGAAGTTGTCCTGTTACTTCATGTGGCCGTTCGGCAAGTCAATTCACGAG ATTGGAAATACACTGAGGAGATGTTGTGAGCAAGCACCAGACTGTGAGTGCAACACAGACGGGGTGGAGGATAACTCACCTGTTCTGCTACCCTCAACCACAGAGGAGCCAGTCCCAGAGATCCCGAGACGACCCCATCGCACTCCCCTCTGG CGGCGTTTCTCCACCTACgtgtggctgctgctgggaTACCCTCCTCTTGTGGTCGTCCACTCCCTGGCCTGCCTCTTCTCCTGGATCCTGATCTTCACCATCCCTGTGTCAAAGATGAATGCACGGACTCTGGCCGTCATTCTTCTTCTGCCTCCTGAggatgtttctgtttcctctacCTCACAAAGACAG CATCAATGCTACGAGACCAGAGCACTTCTGTGCTGCTACCATGCTACAAACTGGTACTACTACAAGTACACTGTCGATGGGATCAATGTGTTCGCTGTCA ACCTCCTCCCTCTAGTAATTGTTGCTATAGTAATTGGATACATCGACAGACAAAATGATTACGCCAGCTCTGATGTCAAGTTCGCCATAGCGCTTTGCTCCATGATACCTCTGTCGTATTACATCGGTATGGGCATCGCCAG CATCTCAGCTCAGAGTAACTTTGCTGTGGGTGCAGTGGTGAACGCCACCTTCGGCTCCATCACAGAGTTGACCTTCTACATCACCGCTCTGATCAGAGGTCACCAGGCAGCCAACCCGTGTCTGCAGGAGGTCGTTAAAGCGGCGCTGACTGGGACGCTGCTCGGATGCATCCTCTTTATTCCT GGCATCTGCATGATAATCGGTGGACTCAGACACAGTGAACAAAGATTCAACAGTCGCTCTACAGGAGTGAGCTCTGCTTTGCTTTTCATCTCTATCGGAG GTGTATTTGCCCCCACGTTGTTCTCCAAGGCTTATGGGAACCTGGTGTGCGAAGGCTGCACCAACTCCAGTGGACAAAACGCCTCGAGCAACAGCAGCGGACCGTTTGTCTGCCACAACTGTCACTACGACCTG AACAACGGAACACTGTTCCACAACCACGTTGA ACCGCTGGTGTTCACTGTGTCGACCCTCCTGCCTGTCGCCTACATCATCGGTCTGATCTTCACGCTGAAGACTCACTCCCACATTTACAACATCCACGTGGGAGAAGGACAGA TGACCGGCCACCATGGAGCAGTGGTCCACTGGTCTCGCTGGAGGTCTCTGATCATCCTCATCATGGCCACCGTGCTAACGTCTGCCTGTGCTGATCTTGCTACCGAGCACATCCAGCCGATTTTAAACCAGCCCAACATCTCTCAG TATTTCATCGGGGTGACAGTTCTCGCTATGGTTCCAGAGATCCCTGAGATTGTTAACGGGATCCAGTTTGCTCTCCAAAACAACATCAGTCTCAG tttggagGTGGGAAGCTGCATTGCTGTGCAGGTTTGCATGCTACAGATTCCAATACTGGTCTTTTTTAACGCTTTCTAT GACGTGGGCTTTGTGCTGTTATTCAGTGACCTGCACCTGTGGGCCAGCATGTTCAGTGTGATCGTCGTCAACTACATCTTCATGGACGGaaaatctgattattttcaGG GTGCAGCTCTGGTGGTTGTCTACCTTATTCTTCTGGCTCTGTATTACTTTGCTCCGTATCCAGCTGAATGCTGA
- the LOC109624046 gene encoding uncharacterized protein → MHLGRKRGRLDWWYFGLGGGVLNSNLITYKCGSTHKWCTWGVSTLNCSETMAKRWSANSLVVQVLLICLVGTNVEVLGQQAKGALSSQPTSTNYAPNVQPGGWPSFPQSNPQTNVQPGVKPSYPQQNPQTNVQPGVKPSYPQQNLNTNFQPGVKPSYPQQNPQTNVQPGVKPSYPQQNLNTNFQPGVQPSYPQQNLNTNVQPGVKPSYPQQNLNTNFQPGVQPSYPQQNPQTNVQPGVKPSYPQQNPQTNVQPGVKPSYPQQNLNTNFQPGVQPSYPQQNLNTNVQPGVKPSYPQQNLNTNVQPGVKPSYPQQNQQRNVQPVSQPSYPQQNLNTNVQPGVKPSYPQQNLNTNVQPGVKPSYPQQNQQRNVQPVSQPSYPQQNPQTNVQPGVKPSYPQQNLNTNVQPGVKPSYPQQNQQRNVQPVSQPSYPQQNPQTNVQPGVKPSYPQQNLNTNVQPGVKPSYPQQNLNTNVQPGVKPSYPQQNQQRNVQPGRWPSFSSTASTSKQFSSVFHDQSPQEPNVPRPQKYQQPQQPQRPTVPETSFEESCEVEQNVRVPCGGPDISAAGCEAINCCFDGRQCYFGKAVTVQCTKDAQFIVVVARDATLPNIDLNKISLMGNGQSCTSVGSNSAFSIYQFPVTACGSVVMEEPGVIVYENRMTSSLEVEAALLGIITRDSSFELLFQCRYTGTSVETLVIEVLPLQDPPLPVAALGPIRVELRLANGECLSKGCNEFDAAYSSFYTEADYPVTKVLRDPVFVEVQLIEKTDPNLVLTLGHCWTTTSPNPHTLPQWDILIDGCPYRDDRYMSSLIPVGPSSGLAFPSHYRRFIFKMFTFVDSSSLLPLQEQVYIHCSTAVCTAGGGRSCEPSCFRKKREAESTHQTRNEPKVVVSVGPVTMVDDQSTKSV, encoded by the exons ATGCATttaggaagaaagagaggaagacttGATTGGTGGTACTTTGGTCTTGGAGGTGGGGTTTTAAACTCAAATCTTATCACTTATAAATGTGGCAGCACACATAAGTGGTGCACTTGGGGAGTATCCACATTGAACTGCAGTGAAACCATGGCAAAGCGTTGGAGTGCCAACTCTTTGGTGGTACAAGTACTGCTAATCTGCTTAGTTGGGACAAATGTAGAGGTTCTGGGCCAGCAGGCAAAGGGTGCTCTATCTTCACAGCCAACCTCAACTAATTACGCACCAAATGTCCAACCAGGTGGATGGCCAAGCTTTCCTCAATCGAATCCACAGACAAATGTCCAACCGGGTGTCAAGCCAAGCTATCCTCAACAGAATCCACAGACAAATGTCCAACCGGGTGTCAAGCCAAGCTATCCTCAACAGAATCTGAACACAAATTTCCAACCGGGTGTCAAGCCAAGCTATCCTCAACAGAATCCACAGACAAATGTCCAACCGGGTGTCAAGCCAAGCTATCCTCAACAGAATCTGAACACAAATTTCCAACCGGGTGTCCAGCCAAGCTATCCTCAACAGAatctgaacacaaatgtccaaccGGGTGTCAAGCCAAGCTATCCTCAACAGAATCTGAACACAAATTTCCAACCGGGTGTCCAACCAAGCTATCCTCAACAGAATCCACAGACAAATGTCCAACCGGGTGTCAAGCCAAGCTATCCTCAACAGAATCCACAGACAAATGTCCAACCGGGTGTCAAGCCAAGCTATCCTCAACAGAATCTGAACACAAATTTCCAACCGGGTGTCCAACCAAGCTATCCTCAACAGAatctgaacacaaatgtccaaccAGGTGTCAAGCCAAGCTATCCTCAACAGAatctgaacacaaatgtccaaccGGGTGTCAAGCCAAGCTATCCTCAACAGAATCAACAGAGAAATGTCCAACCAGTTTCACAGCCAAGCTATCCTCAACAGAatctgaacacaaatgtccaaccAGGTGTCAAGCCAAGCTATCCTCAACAGAatctgaacacaaatgtccaaccGGGTGTCAAGCCAAGCTATCCTCAACAGAATCAACAGAGAAATGTCCAACCAGTTTCACAGCCAAGCTATCCTCAACAGAATCCACAGACAAATGTCCAACCGGGTGTCAAGCCAAGCTATCCTCAACAGAatctgaacacaaatgtccaaccGGGTGTCAAGCCAAGCTATCCTCAACAGAATCAACAGAGAAATGTCCAACCAGTTTCACAGCCAAGCTATCCTCAACAGAATCCACAGACAAATGTCCAACCGGGTGTCAAGCCAAGCTATCCTCAACAGAatctgaacacaaatgtccaaccGGGTGTCAAGCCAAGCTATCCTCAACAGAatctgaacacaaatgtccaaccGGGTGTCAAGCCAAGCTATCCTCAACAGAATCAACAGAGAAATGTCCAACCGGGTAGATGGCCAAGCTTTTCCTCAACAGCGTCAACCAGCAAACAGTTTTCTTCAGTATTCCATGATCAATCTCCCCAGGAACCAAATGTCCCACGACCACAGAAATATCAACAACCACAGCAACCACAGCGCCCTACGGTGCCAGAGACATCTTTCGAGGAGAGTTGCGAAGTGGAACAAAATGTGAGAGTCCCATGTGGTGGTCCTGATATCTCTGCTGCTGGATGTGAAGCAATAAACTGTTGCTTTGATGGCCGACAGTGCTACTTCGGAAAGGCAG TGACTGTCCAGTGCACAAAGGATGCCCAGTTCATTGTTGTAGTGGCCAGAGATGCCACTCTGCCCAACATTGACCTCAACAAAATTTCTCTGATGGGGAATGGGCAAAGTTGTACAAGTGTTGGCTCTAATTCAGCATTTTCCATCTACCAATTCCCTGTCACTGCGTGTGGCTCTGTTGTTATG GAGGAGCCTGGTGTTATAGTCTATGAGAACAGGATGACATCCTCATTAGAGGTAGAAGCTGCGCTGCTTGGAATCATTACCAGGGACAGCTCCTTTGA ATTGCTCTTCCAGTGTAGGTACACCGGCACTTCTGTTGAAACTCTGGTTATAGAAGTATTACCATTACAAGATCCTCCTCTACCAGTGGCTGCTCTGGGACCTATTAGAGTAGAACTGAGGTTGGCTAATGGAGAATGCTTATCAAAGGGCTGTAATGAAT TTGATGCAGCCTATAGCTCTTTCTATACGGAGGCAGACTACCCTGTGACCAAAGTACTGCGGGACCCAGTATTCGTGGAGGTTCAACTCATTGAAAAGACAGATCCAAACCTTGTCCTGACTCTTGGCCACTGTTGGACAACTACAAGCCCCAATCCTCACACTCTGCCTCAGTGGGACATTCTGATAGATGG TTGTCCTTACAGGGATGATCGCTACATGTCCTCACTGATTCCAGTTGGTCCCTCCTCTGGTCTGGCCTTCCCAAGTCACTACAGgcgtttcattttcaaaatgtttaccTTTGTGGACAGCAGCTCACTATTGCCCCTGCAGGAGCAG GTGTACATTCACTGTAGTACAGCTGTATGCACTGCTGGTGGAGGGCGCTCCTGTGAGCCGTCATGCTTCAGGAAAA agagagaggcggAATCAACACACCAGACAAGGAATGAGCCAAAGGTTGTGGTTTCTGTTGGACCTGTGACCATGGTTGATGACCAATCAACGAAGAGTGTCTAG